The proteins below come from a single Plantactinospora sp. KBS50 genomic window:
- the lhgO gene encoding L-2-hydroxyglutarate oxidase gives MRRYVVIGGGIVGLAVAHEILRTRTDAHVTVLEKEDRLAAHQTGHNSGVLHAGVYYQPGSLKARLCRSGAAAMVSFCRSHGIPVEITGKLIVAASQDELPRLAALHERAQANGLTVRLLEPAQAREIEPEVSCRQAMHVQSTGIVDYGEVSRVLGRLVREAGGEIRLGTRVTGVRGGAVTTVETTGDALPADVLVNCAGLHADRIARLAGVRTGVRIVPFRGEYYELRPDRRHLVRGLIYPVPDPRFPFLGVHLTKMIDKSVHLGPNAVLALAREGYRWGRINPRDVAESASFPGLWHLARRHLGYAWSEVARSLSRARFAAAVARLVPAVTPADLVRAGAGVRAQAITRDGRLVDDFLIERLPGQVHVLNAPSPAATSSLEIARHIVAEL, from the coding sequence ATGCGACGCTATGTCGTCATCGGTGGCGGCATCGTGGGGCTGGCGGTCGCCCACGAGATCCTGCGCACGCGCACGGACGCCCACGTCACCGTGCTGGAGAAGGAGGATCGACTGGCCGCCCACCAGACCGGACACAACTCCGGGGTGCTGCACGCCGGCGTCTACTACCAGCCGGGCAGCCTCAAGGCGCGGCTGTGCCGTTCCGGCGCGGCGGCCATGGTCAGCTTCTGCCGCAGCCACGGCATCCCCGTCGAGATCACCGGGAAGCTGATCGTGGCGGCGTCGCAGGACGAACTGCCGCGGCTGGCCGCGCTGCACGAGCGGGCGCAGGCCAACGGCCTCACGGTGCGCCTGCTGGAGCCGGCGCAGGCACGCGAGATCGAACCGGAGGTGTCCTGCCGGCAGGCGATGCACGTGCAGAGTACGGGCATCGTCGACTACGGGGAGGTCAGCCGGGTGCTCGGCCGGCTGGTCCGGGAGGCCGGCGGCGAGATCCGGCTGGGCACCCGGGTGACCGGCGTGCGCGGCGGGGCGGTGACGACGGTCGAGACGACCGGCGATGCGCTGCCGGCCGACGTGCTCGTCAACTGCGCGGGCCTGCACGCGGATCGGATCGCCCGGCTGGCCGGGGTGCGCACCGGGGTGCGGATCGTGCCGTTCCGGGGGGAGTACTACGAACTGCGTCCGGACCGGCGGCACCTGGTCCGCGGCCTGATCTACCCGGTGCCGGACCCGCGCTTCCCGTTCCTCGGCGTACACCTGACGAAGATGATCGACAAGTCGGTCCACCTCGGGCCGAACGCGGTGCTGGCGCTGGCCCGCGAGGGGTACCGCTGGGGGCGGATCAACCCGCGGGACGTGGCCGAGTCGGCCTCGTTCCCGGGCCTGTGGCACCTGGCCCGCCGGCACCTCGGCTACGCCTGGTCCGAGGTGGCGCGGTCGTTGTCGCGCGCCCGGTTCGCCGCGGCCGTGGCCCGGCTGGTGCCGGCGGTCACGCCGGCGGACCTGGTACGCGCCGGCGCCGGGGTCCGGGCGCAGGCGATCACCCGGGACGGCCGGCTGGTGGACGACTTCCTCATCGAGCGGCTGCCGGGCCAGGTGCACGTGCTGAACGCGCCCTCGCCGGCGGCGACCTCATCGCTGGAGATCGCCCGGCACATCGTCGCCGAACTGTAG